GTCGCAGTCCGCCGGGAGGCCAGAGAAATGCACCGGCATGATGGCCTTGGTGCGCGCGGTAATCGCCGCCTCGATCTGGTCCACCGCGATATTTCGCGAGTCCAGCTCGACGTCTACGAACACCGGCTTGGCGCCCACGCGCACGACGACGTTGGCGGTGGCGACGAAGCTCATGGCGGGGACAATCACCTCGTCTCCGGCTCCGATGCCGCAGGCTTGCAGCGCGGTTTCCAGCGCGGCAGTGGCGGAGGTGAAGCTGAGCACGTGCCGGCCGCCCAGATAGGAGGAAAGAGATTCCTCCAGCTTCATGACGTTCGGGCCGGTCGCGAGCCACCCCGAACGTAGCACTTCGACGACGCCTTGAATGGTTTCTTCGTCCAGGGTGGGACGTGTGACCGGGAGATAGGACATTGTGCTCAACTCAAGACCTCGCCACGATGAATACACCTAGAATGATGATGCCCGTGCCCGCCAACCGCACCGGTGTAACGGGCTCCCAGAACAAATACCAAGCACCGAACGCGTTGACCACGTAACCGATGGAGAGCATCGGGTAAGCGACACTCACCGGTGTACGCGACAACGCCATGATCCAGACCACCAAGCTCACGCCATAACAGACCATTCCCATCAGGATATGGGGCTGTGTTGCCAGCGCGGCGCCGATGGGGAGAATGTTCTCGGCGCTAAAGGAAAATGCACCGACTCGGTTCGTGCCGGCCTTGAGCAGGAGCTGGGCCGCGGCGTTCAGCAGCACGCCGGCCAGGACGAGGGTGAAGCTGATCGCGGTCATGTAAGCGCTCTCAAGGTATAGGCAAGCTTGTCGAAGTCCGCGGACGTCGTGCCAGTGATTCGCGTTCGCGTGGCATCGCTCAGCCGCGCGTAATGCGCGTGAATGGATTTGGTGTAAGCAGGATCGTAGTGGCGTTCCAGCAACTCCGCCACCAAGGCGTCAAAATTTCCCGCCCTGGCTTGCGTGCACCAGTGCCCGATCAGTTCCGCCCCATGCAGGCCGCGTAGGCATAGGAGCTTCCCGGCCAGTGCTTCCGGATCCTTGATGAAGTGTTCGTACTCTTGCTTGAGCAGCGATACGCGATGCTCAAGACCGGTCTCGACCCATACGCATTCGCTCGCCCACATGGCTTGAACCAACGTCTCCGGCACGCGTAAGTTACCGACCTTCTTGCTTTCCGATTCCACGTAAACGAGGCGCGCGGAACTGAAGTGGCGCAAGGCATGCCAAATCTTGCTCTCGAACATTTTTTGCGCGGGTTGCTCGTTGAGCGGATCGCTCCCCAGCACCGAACCCTTGTGGGCGGCCAACGCCTCCAGATCGAGCACTTGCTCGCCAGCCGCATCAAGGGCCCGCAGCAGACGGCTTTTCCCCGAGCCGGTGAGCCCGCATATCACACGAAAACGCAGGCCCAGAATCAATTGCGGTATTTCTTCCACGATATGGCGGCGG
The nucleotide sequence above comes from Betaproteobacteria bacterium. Encoded proteins:
- the mnmH gene encoding tRNA 2-selenouridine(34) synthase MnmH, with product MATVNHLSEFGHIIDVRTPSEFALDHVPGAINCPVLRDEERVRVGTLYKQESSFTAKKVGAALVARNVAIHLETMFQDKPRDWRPLVYCWRGGKRSGAMTHILREVGWDARQLDGGYKAYRRHIVEEIPQLILGLRFRVICGLTGSGKSRLLRALDAAGEQVLDLEALAAHKGSVLGSDPLNEQPAQKMFESKIWHALRHFSSARLVYVESESKKVGNLRVPETLVQAMWASECVWVETGLEHRVSLLKQEYEHFIKDPEALAGKLLCLRGLHGAELIGHWCTQARAGNFDALVAELLERHYDPAYTKSIHAHYARLSDATRTRITGTTSADFDKLAYTLRALT
- a CDS encoding 4-amino-4-deoxy-L-arabinose transferase, producing the protein MTAISFTLVLAGVLLNAAAQLLLKAGTNRVGAFSFSAENILPIGAALATQPHILMGMVCYGVSLVVWIMALSRTPVSVAYPMLSIGYVVNAFGAWYLFWEPVTPVRLAGTGIIILGVFIVARS